GTAACCTTAGACTGGAGCGCTcaagataaaaaataaactaacacACCATCCAATCGCAATGGTCTTTATAATCTGCCCTTCCCATGCCATAAAGCCAAGGATAGCCACATGCTTGCTCAATTAAAATTTAATTGAACATTGATTGCTGCATCTCTACAATTATAAGCTACTTCAATCAAACAAGcgaaatatattttaaagggaACGGTGTGATTGATTGATCGACTGCATGTGACGTCACCAACTTGGCGCTCAGAGGTTGAGATCTGGCAACTGGTCCGTGGCATCTACGATTTGAACACTAGGTGGTGTGTTCGTAGTGACCGTGTTAATCGTTTGCCCAGTGTGAATCAGCCTTCATGGTGACAGAGAGGCTGGTCTGTGGATGAATGTGGTAAACAGAGACCGCAAAATATGACTTTCTGCAGACATGATGGGACATGCTCCTAGATCAGTTGTCCTCAATGTGGTGCCAACGAAGCCAGGCCATCGTGCCCGCGGCAGCTGTCCTTAAattatgggtcgtgaacacatttctgaCGGGTCGTAGCATGggataataaataaaactttaaaaacgtTTTTCAACAAAAGtgtcacagcagtctgttgacagtgctgcttgcttatgctgtgcttgtacgtactcgactttttttctttttccttgaaGGGGCTCTGCGATATGATCAAATTACTTTGACGACCATTGTCCTAGATTAAGTTGTTTGTTTTACTATGTAACCTTAAAGCCCTTTCTTGGCtttgagaacccccccccccccagttcaaTTACAGTTTTGTCTTCCCATCAGGACATAATTGTTGGCAATCATCATGATATTGTTGATATGGCTCCAAGAGAAATTTTCATTTGTGTCGGTACATCCCCAATTCCTCCCCAAAAATAATGTCTCTTTGTCAAAATGAAGTGTCAGACGTGccagagagagaaaacaaaatgtcCTGAAAAGAGCTGTTGTCAGCACACAGTGTAATAGGATCACAACACAACAAATCTTCCTGTTTATGTTTTGAAGCAGACTTAGGCACTGACAGACTCTTTTAAATTTTTTGAAGCAGAAGTGCCAAGAAACACCAACGAGAGCTGCGGTGTCAGCACTTTATCCTGTTGCTTGGGTAAAGTGGCTCCTCAAAATCCAAGCAAGCTGCCACTACACACGCAGAGGTGTACTTTTAAATCTGCTACGTTCATATGTTCATAAGTTACTCTGGCTGGCTAGCTGTGAATTTGTTTTCATAGACTAATGACATAAATCTCTACAATGTGTGAACGTTTTCTTGTTTAAAGTGATTGAAGCTAACAGCATAATTAaacaaatcttacctgtttttACACGTCCATTGGCTACATCGGTCTCAAATGGTACACCAATCTGTTACACTTTAATTTCCTAAGTTATTTAAgcgttttttttcaaaactaataATTTGTTACAATGAAGATaaatcctgctctctgattggctgacaggGTATACGGAAATGGCAGTCATGTATAGCAAATTGACCAGACCTCTGGAACTACTTAACAGGGTCCTGTTTTGAAGGTAGTGCAAAGGCAAATGTACATTTTCTGAGTAtataagtttaccacagtaaatgtacaTTGTAATTTTGAATgcttcctatggttatactatgcgttTACCATAtgttgtaatatgctttaccatacctctctgggctttacaatgcctaCCTATGCACTAGTGCAATGAAGGAAACAGTGCATACTGCAATAAAACACTGCATACTCCTAAGACTTAAAGCattgactttttaaaaagctctacagtaaaaataaataaataaataaaaaacacaatacatacaaAGCGAGGCTTTAATTTTTTTCCCAGAGAGGCTTTAATGAGAagttttttgtttacgactgtaagtcgccctggacaagggcctctgctaaataaataataataaataataataatatacaacacaacaaacaacctgtggattttatatattgtcatatatgttttatatattttcatatataaaacatatatatatatatatatatatatatatatattgtcatatatgttttacatattgtcaagcaattatctttttaaattatacaatattttaataagttGTTCTCTATCAAGAACATTAAAAGGATagaataacattcaaaatagcAGAACATTAAAACATCAGTAAACAGAAAGCCATAGACTATGATATTGTCAGCTGTTTAATTTGATATCCCGTGTTTCTCACTGTAAATACACCCAATATCAATCAAACCCTTTGTGTGTGGTAATGGGGCACAGGTAGACACACTGTGCAGTTTTGACATTTCTAGGAGCCCCACTGCCTGAAAtgcacaggggataccaaataatACAGCCATAAACTATTATCACTGCTATTGTTAGCTGTCTGATTTGGTATCCCGTGTTTCTCACTGTCAATACCAAtcttgtgtgtgtattgtatataaaataaaaatattaacacatatctgtaaacaataacgtcatatgtaatacattatgcatttttaatatcatttacacGACTCATGTTTATTCCAGACAtaacagcacaaaccacagagcaacaACATTCGTGAACTTTCGTGATCATTTACTTTcaactttcaagttttgaaatccaaaaaatatataaaaaataggctACTTTGAAATCGGCACAATTTCAATAAACAGGTAGGTCGCACAGTTAATACATTaagcattaattatttaaagattgttttagctgcgcatgtctaagacgtttttaatgaaaacaaactataactgaTACGCATCACAAAGAAATCACCGTCCTGTCGAAAAAGTtagtaaatgattgcaaaatgcagccGACAACTGCTTCGCGTGCACATTTTACCTGAGACGAGCAAAAGAAAAATTAGACGGGCCTGTGGGACGATCTCATTTTACGCATGCGCAATGCGCCAGGGGATACAGATTTCTGAGGGGGTAGTGAATTGGTTAGAAGTTCACTGTCACAGACACCTGAAGCGTCACAAACCCTGATTAGTTCTAATCATGGAGTACCTTACCTAAGTCAACAttgagtagtccaagattagtgctaatcagggtttgtgaaaccagctttTAATGTTAATTCAAGGGTTCCAACAGGTTCTTTTTTTCAGATTCTAAATCATTAACATTTGGAAAAGTTTTTATGTTTAACGAAACAGCATTGTGTTTTCCTGAAAGTATTAGAACATTCCATAATAGGAAACACACGCCTAATAAAATGGtgggaaaatcacagcaaagtggTAAACCGCAAAGTATTGTAATTAATGAtaaaattcaatggcaaactGAAAATGTGCAACTGTGCAGGAACTGGACGTCCATTGATGATTCATTGAAAATCTTTGAAGACATTGGCTTGACGTAATTCTGCTGACAGAGGCTGAAATCCGTGCTGGCTGGTAACAGGGTTTGAAACTCAAATGTCAGTTTGAACCCCtccactgctgctgtaacctctaacaaacaaaaagcagatGGTTTTCAAATCCTCCCCTGATTAAACCCAATACAGACTCCTGCAGCGCCAGTCAGTTACTTCAGATGTGAATCAGCCAAGTGTCAAATACAGTACTGGTAGAGTTGTGTGCTGATGAGGGGGTGGTATTGCCATTAACTCCAGATTAACCTCAGCGATTGTACGCCAAGTGAGCTTCATATAAAACGtgcaccaatttaaatcaatgtgccaaattataataataaaacatgtaagTACGTGTCTGTGATTCACAAAAATGTGTTCTTGCAATGATTAACTGCTCCCAAGACCAGTATCATAATGAATCTTGTACCAGCCTAGGCAATCACCATTGCAGGAACACATCTTTGTgggtaaaattaaaaacagattcCCCAGCAGTCTTTCTTGTAAATGAATAGTTGTATTCCATCGTTTCCAAGAGCAGATAGTTATCTAATCAGGGAAAACAATATATTAGTAAGCAGGTTGTCTGATTGGGGTAACGTGGGCTACAAATGTCCCACCCCCAGATGTCTTGTGTTAATTCCAGAGAGTTGTGGAGTGTAGTGTAATttctcacactcacactgctaAATGTGTTCTTTCTTACTACACTTGTGAGTACTGCCAATTAAAATAGTTATAGATAATACCATTCTTCCTGAATTTCGTAGGTAAGCTTCCTGAATTTTCTTAAATTAATCTGTTACACGATGCAGCTGTTTGTttcacaataacatttttttaattattattatttttacagtttttattaaATGATTCATGGTGTTATGAAGTGAAACTGATTTGATTCCCAAGTTGCCAttctttgaaatgtcattttaatttcatATTCATCACACCAGTTCCACTGAAAATTGCAGATGACATTTGGCAGACACCAAAGAACAAAAGCCTTGACTGGTACGTGTGTCTGTTTAACATGTGTCCGAAAAAGTCCCATCTTATTTAACTTCTGAAATAAAAGAGGTGAGTCAACACTGTTCATTAAGATTTCACAAGTGTATGATGATAAAAAAGCAATGTGTGAAACAGTCATTTGCATATAGTGGACTTAATGATTGAATGGTCTACTAGAAAGTATAAAAAACGTAACTAAATGAGTTTACTATAAAGTCAATCCCTTGTTGTCTAAATTAATCTATGTACTACAAACCTTGCCTAGGGTTTTGTATACCAGTCAGGTACCCCGTAACAGGCCAGTTCCAATTCCCAACTCACAGCTGGTCACCAGCTCTCCAGTAGTTTTGTTTAGAGTTTTATAACTTGTCGGAAGTAAGATATACCTGAATAATTTTCATGCTATCATTTTGTTTCTAAAACCAGGACACGATTTATTTGGGGTTTGCCCAGTTTTGATACAGTCATTCAAAGAGTTTCTTACAGTTCAAACATCCCTTGGAGTCTCCATTGGCTCTCCTTTGAATCTCCCGCAATGTCGCCAGTCTTGGCTGGCTTTTGCACTCCTGTGGGGTTCAGGAGGTAAATCAGCTGGGGAGTGTTCACCTCATCAAGCTGCAGTGACCCTTACTCGTCAGATAGATACTTCTCTGGCTGGGATTTGATTAGGCACAGCAGTGCCAGTGAAACAAAGAAATTTCATGCAAAGTGGCACATCAAAGCAAAGATAGGATATAAATACACTTAGTCTGAGCTAACTTATATGTTACATGTATATCTAGGGCAGGCAATTAGGCTGAGCTCAGTTGaaagcatttaataaagaaatatggaaacataataaattataataagaacCACAGAATGTAGCAAACATGGTTAAAACATTTGTAAAGAGTAATAAAACACTGGTACTAGATTGAAAAATAAGGGGGTTAAGGTTGTACATGAAATAAAGTAGAATTAAATTCATACTTTTTTGGTATAGAGAGATGTCTAACTGTGTCCCTTGCTGTATTACTGTGCAGCCCTGAGATTAGGATATGCTGTTTCAAATTCTGATAGTGCTGGATAACATGTATCAAAACAATTCTGATCGCAGTCCACAATCCATTGCACTCAGGAAGTGGACGTACTGTAGAAATAATCAACACTGCTCCACCACAAAGCATTAATGTTCCCTGGAAAATCCTAACAATGGCGTTTAGGACTGGAAACTCCTGGAATTCAGCTTCTTTGTCTTCATAGAAGAGGGGAACTTTcccttttattttcttaaatcgTTTTTATAATTAGAGAAAGATTTCTGATTTATTTATGATAAATGAAAGGAAATAGCCAGTTGTAATCAGATCATGCGAGTCTAAACTCAGGAATAACCCAGGCAATGTCtggcatatgacatgccttttaaacccagaatatttCTGGTCGCTCTACTTTGCactatttctagagcagcaatatcctttttgtagcgaggtgaccagaattgaacacagtagGGTGTACAAAAGGTTACTGTATGGAAGAATGTTATTAGTTGCCAAGGAACCATagtaacacagcacagagacctgACCCATGGATTAACCTCCCTCCTTGGGGCCAATGTAAACTTTAAGCATCTAActggaatagttttttttttgtatgtgtatataacCATGTCGCCAAAAATAAACTTGCTGCCAGCAATGTCTCAAGAAATTATACGCTCTGGTGTCTCCTGTGGTTTGCTACTAGGGACAGCACCAGAATAGGTCAAAGATCCACTTTTGTTACCAAAGATATAGCTATGACTAGTCGAGAACAAGAAAGTATACAGACTAAAAGGTATAACAAACATCCATCCATTCAAGAAAACTCCTTGATGTCTACAGTGCATTGTTTATGGTATGTTTATTAATGAACTTGCAGAGGTTCACAAACTCCTTATGCAATAAGACAATAGACGTGTCTGATAAGTGTAATGTATGTCAAACCACACATATTCCACAGGTTTAAAAATAGTTTAGAGCCTATATTAAATCATACATAAACCCAACCTTGAAAATAATTAGCTTTGTGCTAAAAATGTGCATATCCTTAAactaaaacaacataaaatatacATGAATTCACATATTTAaagaatacagtatattatcCAAATGATGCATGTTCTTAATCATCATTTATTACTGCTCTGGTCACCAGCATATTCTACCTTGAGCTGTCACTGAGTAAGCCTGAGAAAGGTGTTATATCTGTAATAATGACAAAATGACCAGTTAGGAGGCGCACCTGTAATCTCTTTACTTCTGAAACAGTGACTTTGTTATAGATTTGCAATGAAAAGAAATAGGAAAGACATTTCCTGTGAACACTCCTGTTGTCATTTTTTAACTCTGGCCTCATTACAGACATTCCATCTGCTCAGGTTTCCTGCCTCAAATCTAAAATATGCTGTAAGcgcagaaacagaaataaaagacGCATTATGTTATTTCTATAAACTCTATCAAATGGTGTAATGGTGTGAAAGCCTAAAAGGTCAAATGTGGTTTTAAAAAGTCTGTTCTGTGTCCTTCAGAACACTGATTGAATGACTACAAacgaacacattttaaaacaaaacaatttaaatttattttggttttactACTATTGAAAACTATCTATACAAATCAAAGCATCATTCTGTGTTATTTGTGAAACATTAATGGTGTATACTTCCCTTGTAAACAAATACTCCTTTCAAATAATGCAGTAAtaaagttgttaaaaaaaaaaaaaaaaccactattgagaagatacattattattatgtatttttattattagagAAAAACCCACCATACCCCTCCAGATCTCAGGATTTAATAATTCCCAAACATTTTAACAACAATAAACTATGTCTTGCAGTAACCCTCACGACTAACCaaacattgcattaaaaaaaaaaaaaaaaaaaacccagcatttTATCTTATCAAGCCTTTTATATATGctttaatacagtacagtttaaggTTTTCCCAGACTCCCTATTTCTTTTAAGATACCACACAGTATTCAATAAGACTCTATATGAAACTCCCAGGCTTCAACTCCTTACACTTCATTGTCTAAGAAaccattctgttttatttatttatattatggaGTCGCATTACAGTCATTTAGTGTAATTTATATTGCACTACAAACATTACACATGTATAAACGGTGCACATGTTCTATGTATCAGTGTTGTAATCTTCCCCGAGGCAGTTTTTGCTgcaatagttagtaagcatgacaAATAATATATAGGATATAAACTActatagagaatcatacagaacacatatTAATAGGATCTTAAACAGGTAGGAAAGACTTAGTTTTggatgaaaaacatattttaaacaaacagaagaaaaaaaatggaattcaCTTAAATTTATACATAGTTTGTTCATAAACTCAAGGTAACATATATGGAAATCCCTTATAACCTctcttgaaaaaacaaaacaaaaaaaacagatgtataCAATTAGAATATCCCAAATAATGGTTTATTAATGGTCCTGaatcaaatattatttaaatatggtAATTTATGTATCATGAAAAGCAAATGCAACTGCAAaagttttaacagtataaaaacagTTTTACACTTAAAATACAGTCTTTCCATGTTGCTTCAAATTAGGGTCCATGCCGTTACCCATACTTGTTATTGTATCAGAGTGACACCTAGTGGTGAAGCTGAGTATCTTGTATCCAATATTTTCTGACGACAAATATACAATGTTCACAGTTTGCTACCAACATCATTTACAACGAGCACAGCGCAGTACAATATATTTCTTTATCATATTTGTTATATTCCCCTACCTTGACATACAGGATACCCATTGCTCTAGAAATGCTTACCCTGACATCATGGTAACCACCTAACTTTCTTGGCACAAGCTAACCACTTTGGTTTCCCTTTTCAGGTACATTTAGTAGGGTTACAGTAATAGGTtatgatagatgaaatggtagtcatatcagtccagagatgatagataaagagaaggagatgtgataccttttattggactaactaaataataattaatcacaagctttcaagacctcgaggtctcttcttcaggtgaaaatctctctttcctactttcacctgaagaagagaccactgagatcttgaaagcttgtgattaattattatttagttagtccaataaaaggtatcacatctccttctctttgtctagtAATAGGCTATGAAATTCCCAGAAGCAAGACAGTAAGTCATAATTAATGATCACGTGGAGTGAAACAGCATtttgtaaagcattttttttttgtacaaattaacatttttctgtttttcttacaTTCACAAAGGTCTCCTTTCCTTTGATTAGGCTTTTTTAATACACTTCAATACACATAGGTACATTAACTACTGTAGCCATACAGTACTTTAACACTTTCCATTACTTAATAAATGTAACAATTATATGTTCAgaaaaataactttgttaaatacatgttgttaatCTACAGTATGGAGTTCCATTTTGTGTACTGAGCACTGGTAGTAAATATTAGTATATGGTAACTACAATGTAACTACATGCAGTTAACATACCTTAAAGTGTATGCAACTTTTTAAAGTAATTACTCAACtattatatttttcaaaattaaagcCAATgctatttattcatgtattataGAAtactagaagaagaaaaaaatctcaGCAACATACACAAaagcaaattgcagtatgtttgtgaGCCATATCCCTATGGAATTCTGGGTTATACTGAGGTATACAGAAACAAGGCAGAATTCCATGGGGAGATTTAGAGCAAGGGGTTAAGAAGCGCCTAACAAAAAGCAAGCTTCCACAATCTAGGGCTGCACCTGTGTTTGGTAGCGTGAATGAATACAAACCACAGCACCCTCCGGGCTAGTTCTTACTCATGTGGTTTGCATAGCTTGGGAATCCAAACTGAGAGATCATGATATTGGAGTATTGCAAGGGCATGCTGCCGTAGATATCAGCCAGCTTGTTGAGGCAGTAGGACCTCTGAAGAAGGTGTTCTGCTCGATGCCACATCCCTGTATAGCCGCTGCTTGCATCCCTCTCGCGATTCCTCATGTCCACCGGCTTCACAAAAACTCCCGACGGCCTCCTTGTGTGTTTTGCGACTACGAAGTTCATGGCAATGTCGTCACAGTTCTGGGTCTCGTCTATCAGGCTGTGCACTTCACTAGGCAGCTTCTGAAACTTCTCCAGATATGTTCTGTGAAAGAACGCTGCTCCTATTAAAACCATGGAATACTTGTCCCCATTGCCACCTTCGGGATTTTGAAGCTCAAAGCTCCCGTAGCTGTAAATTCCTGAGGGCGTAGAAATGTGCTTCCGAGGCACGAACCCAACGATTTGATCAGGGAATTGCTGTAAAGACAAGAGTAAGCAGTTTTTACATGGTTTTTATCTCTGTGTCATGTCACAGGGTTCAATTAACAAAAATCAATGACATGTTCTACGGTACCAGTGAATGATTTAGGTTGATCAACCCCTGAGAATTTTTAGAAAAGGCTATCCTAGGATAAtgatttaaatagtttattttactaaaaagtacaatacaaatacaaatgtacaCAGCTATATTAGTATATTTGTTTCCTAGTCAACTGTTTTGATTAAAGTTATCTTGTACaactagagtgctctgcagttTAGAGTGGAGTTATCTATCCTAGACCTGTAttcaggtctgcagtgttgaaagagttaagacCCATCCAGTCATATCTGAAGATGGAACAATCAACTATTCATGTCCACCAATACTTTTAGAATCAATAAACATTAGGATAAACATCgggatttcattttaaatgtttaatatgttttaccttCCAGATGGAGAATGAAAAAACAAGGTCGGGTGCACTAACCAAAGTGTCATCATCCAGCATCAGGACAGCTGTGGAAACAAAGGAAACAACTTAGTCAGCAAAATACTTCTGTGTTACAGCCGCAGCATTACTACAAAATGTGTGCGATCAGTGTCATGAACAAGTATATCACCAACACCTGCAAATAAGTCTGGCATACGAACAGATACCCCTTAACCCCCTGACtctgatacactcaataacttgCACTACAAAATATCATTTGTAATTTTCTTCATCGTTGGATAAAAAGACACATAAAGGCTGACACATGGACAGACTCAATAACCCAAGATTCTGACGCCATCAGTAATGTCAATAAAAATACCCTTTATAAGTTTCATCACATTGGGATAAATGGTTCTCAAGAAACATGTAAAGTGTCAAAtactaatggctggtttcacagacccagattaatTGTGATTCCTGAGATATAACAATGATTGAAAATGTCATTTATGACCTTCACAGAGTGGATCATAATGCAAAATAGGAGCAAGCACATTTCTAAGGAGCTTTTTTTCCCTCTACAACTAAAACTACCtttaaataatgcaaagaaaCTGAACTGTCAACAAGGGCTGCTTTCAAATAAGGAACAGTCCACAGGAAGCTAacatatgaaataatgtattatacaGAGACAAGAATTTTATATGTTTCTGTAATATGAAAGAATAAACTACAGGTACTCACATATCCATTACACACAGATATAGGCTGGCAAGGAACAGAGACTAACAAGAGAGCAAAGCACATGTATTGAGA
The Acipenser ruthenus chromosome 10, fAciRut3.2 maternal haplotype, whole genome shotgun sequence DNA segment above includes these coding regions:
- the extl2 gene encoding exostosin-like 2 isoform X1, with product MRYFWICKLHGKIRFYFILTVLLLFIVGASLTALLPKVDHDEVGALRRDSWPRQQQYSLADSFTIIMQTYNRTDLLLKLLNHYQAVPHLHKVIIVWNNIEEKIPRELWDSLGPHPVPIVFKEQTVNRMRNRLQFFPELETEAVLMLDDDTLVSAPDLVFSFSIWKQFPDQIVGFVPRKHISTPSGIYSYGSFELQNPEGGNGDKYSMVLIGAAFFHRTYLEKFQKLPSEVHSLIDETQNCDDIAMNFVVAKHTRRPSGVFVKPVDMRNRERDASSGYTGMWHRAEHLLQRSYCLNKLADIYGSMPLQYSNIMISQFGFPSYANHMSKN
- the extl2 gene encoding exostosin-like 2 isoform X2, with product MRICKLHGKIRFYFILTVLLLFIVGASLTALLPKVDHDEVGALRRDSWPRQQQYSLADSFTIIMQTYNRTDLLLKLLNHYQAVPHLHKVIIVWNNIEEKIPRELWDSLGPHPVPIVFKEQTVNRMRNRLQFFPELETEAVLMLDDDTLVSAPDLVFSFSIWKQFPDQIVGFVPRKHISTPSGIYSYGSFELQNPEGGNGDKYSMVLIGAAFFHRTYLEKFQKLPSEVHSLIDETQNCDDIAMNFVVAKHTRRPSGVFVKPVDMRNRERDASSGYTGMWHRAEHLLQRSYCLNKLADIYGSMPLQYSNIMISQFGFPSYANHMSKN